A stretch of Besnoitia besnoiti strain Bb-Ger1 chromosome V, whole genome shotgun sequence DNA encodes these proteins:
- a CDS encoding hypothetical protein (encoded by transcript BESB_058360) — MAQQMHGFDPPCASSQRVFAAAAVENRRKAASASSSSPATVRVVHFASPSGETSSARPSTRLSPVLSSRAESPAPSVGASLASSACLLSRSEALLVSVSGFNLLVDCPLDFNALLPRPPRLFSATWTGDDAAANAEEEEEGDSDERDRLAGPGCGLPGVGGESTSSCSLHWGSPSSPSALSVASQSLAPCFLASPFLRVLLPLRLHAVLITHPQGALGLPLLAEVLNLANTPVFATAPVLLAASSAVRFLQSTLAGCLLPPRVSARGDRRGGSAAAFFRSGGAPQSGAQNAGDKEATQTAVAAAAAAAAAVETPDEENSNSLQEGFEGAEDGASDSEGEDPFSGTARHRRQLLGGVSKHVRATMFHQERELLLHTESQQRVTIYPVSSGYCLGGANWVLITAARQKLVIVGPSSLEALAEAAAVPDPRLAARDLQAEANAKPSNSPPSSPPQPASASGDAGPAGLVSPTSAAATASSRYPLAADWRPLADASLVVFFSCAPPLSALTPVTASSCTLPSGAAAPRACAPRPPQAVPPPSPAEACAGLSPAPSPSPPASLCGCPRTPPLAASLQELRRLLVDTLHTRGGNVLLPLDLCGLSFLEVLETVARAAAASASASRAASPAPVYCVGPGLPRLLQFAVEGAEWVCEKRAERTRDLQAPRAPFFLGACVDEELLSGKLLQPPGASWAMRTRNLILGERLTDVMPLREPSVLLLSHASLRVGEACLLLEAWKKDEKNLLICVDRRFACAGSAVSALPAASVAEGDLHPLLWPFTGRGQAARGRAESPHMPREEKGASDARATDADGRADAASSTVSSASCPASGGARTKENSPSRHSSAATGGFRMRVVSLPLDWRLDANKVVSLVSLYEPRVALLPAPVLAQLRQLACRRAAQLGQEACSSPSASSSSAFALSAAASAGWPRSLSTQLESLEVNCGKEIRLEPLLSSADAALVARAFSLLLLSQEPTEKGGGDGKSAGPVGQQQGCRSLSPEGAGSEGDGGRGFAGGAMVSVPVGRLRGVEGCKEDAGHGAKETHAGEDEVHEDGRAAKTTQARGGQEPAPCLSVGWIESGSLLRGNGEAEGAGERGLLSLILPAFSAGGSEEREGAEAARTSQHAKGDSRPSCLLFGVYYPVQLLFVLRDRGYADASLEFLPRELSSPFARHESTGKPETLEPPAETGCAPPACGGPPPGAAGGRQSLENEGARPPPERSLFADDDGEETRGWGEEDTQALIAQHVDRERLAVVSVPSLKSRVLCHSENLTEIEAPDHQTRRFLRGLVAQLLADVTQRQP, encoded by the coding sequence ATGGCGCAGCAGATGCATGGGTTCGACCCTCCCTGCGCCTCATCccagcgcgtcttcgctgcggccgcggtaGAGAATCGACGGAAagctgcttccgcttcttcctcctccccgGCAACTGTCCGCGTCGTGCATtttgcgtcgccgtctggggagacttcttctgcgcgtccTTCCACTCGTCTTTCCCCCGTGCTTTCCTCGCGTGCTGAGTCGCCCGCTCCCTCTGTAGGTGCTTCCCTCGCCTCATCAGCATGTCTGCTTTCGCGTTCCGAGGCGCTGCTTGTCTCCGTGAGCGGTTTCAACCTTCTCGTGGACTGTCCGCTGGATTTCAACGCGcttctgccgcgcccgccgcggctctttTCCGCCACGTGGACGGGCGATGACGCAGCAGCAaatgcagaggaggaggaggagggcgacagcgatGAGCGAGACAGGCTAGCGGGGCCTGGGTGTGGGCTCCCAGGAGTCGGCGGCGAGTCGACATCTTCGTGTTCGCTTCACTGGGggtctccgtcctcgccttcggcgctctCGGTGGCCTCTCAGTCACTCGCGCcttgcttcctcgcgtctccctttctgcgtgtgctgctgccgctgcgcctgcacgCGGTTCTCATCACGCATCCGCAGGGCGCGCTGGGGCTGCCGCTTCTCGCAGAGGTGCTCAACCTCGCCAACACGCCGGTCTTCGCGACCGCccccgtcctcctcgccgcctcgtccgccgtGCGATTCCTTCAGTCTACCCTCGCGGGGTGTCTcctcccgccgcgcgtctctgctcgaggagacagacgaggtggcagcgccgccgcttttttccgcagcggcggcgcgcctcagagCGGAGCCCAGAACGCGGGAGacaaggaggcgacgcagacagctgtggccgcggcggctgcggcggcggcggcagtggAGACGCCGGATGAAGAAAACTCGAATTCGCTCCAGGAAGGGTTCGAGGGTGCCGAGGACGgggcgagcgacagcgaaggcgaggatcCTTTCTCCGGGACCGCCCGCCACCGCAGGcagctcctcggcggcgtctcgaaGCACGTCAGGGCCACGATGTTCCACCAGGaacgcgagctgctgctccacACCGAGAGTCAGCAGCGTGTGACGATCTACCCCGTCAGCAGCGGCTACTGCCTGGGAGGCGCCAACTGGGTGCTCATCACGGCCGCCCGCCAAAAGCTCGTCATCGTGGGGCCCTCCTCCCTAGAGGCCCTcgccgaggcagcagcggtgCCTGacccgcggctcgctgcgcgcgatcTGCAGGCGGAAGCGAACGCGAAACCCTCGAattcgccgccgtcgtcgcccccgCAAccggcctccgccagcggcgacgcggggccTGCGGGTCTCGTCTCGCCCACGTCCGCAGCGGCaaccgcctcctctcgctaCCCGCTTGCCGCCGACTGGCGCCCACTCGCCGACGCGTCTCTGGTTGTCTTCTTCTCATGCGCACCTCCGCTTTCCGCCTTGACCCCTGTGACGGCCTCGTCGTGTACTCTCccttccggcgccgccgcgcctcgcgcctgcgcccctcgcccgccgcaggcggtgccgcctccttcgccggcggaggcctgcgcgggcctctccccggcgccgtctccttctccgcccgcATCGCTCTGCGGGTGCCCTCgcacgccgcctctcgccgcgtcgctgcaggagctgcgcCGGCTACTCGTAGAcacgctgcacacgcgcggcggcaacgtCCTCCTGCCGCTTGACCTCTGCGGCCTGTCTTTCCTCGAGGTGCTTGAaaccgtcgcgcgcgcggccgccgcctccgcctcggcgtcgcgagccgcctcgcccgcgccggtcTACTGCGTAGGGCCTGGGctcccgcggctgctgcagttcgccgtcgagggcgcggagtgggtctgcgagaagcgcgcggagcgcaCTCGCGActtgcaggcgccgcgggcgcccttcttcctcggcgcctgcgtagACGAAGAGCTGCTGTCTggcaagctgctgcagccgccgggcGCCTCATGGGCGATGCGCACGCGGAATTTGATCCTGGGTGAGCGCCTCACCGACGTGatgccgctgcgcgagccgAGCGTCCTCCTGCTCTCCcacgcctcgctccgcgtcgGTGAAGCTTGCCTGCTCCTGGAGGCCTGGAAGAAAGATGAGAAAAATCTCCTTATCTGCGTCGACCGGCggttcgcctgcgcaggcagcgctgTCTCCGCACTGCCCGCGGCCTCAGTTGCCGAGGGGGATCTCCATCCCCTTCTCTGGCCGTTCACGGGGCGGGGGCAAGCGGCCCGCGGACGGGCGGAGTCGCCTCACATGCCGCGGGAAGAGAAgggggcgagcgacgcccgcgcaaCAGACGCCGACGGTCGGGCTGACGCAGCGAGCTCGAcggtctcctctgcctcgtgtCCTGCCTCAGGTGGCGCCAGAACGAAGGAAAACTCTCCGTCCCGACATTCCTCCGCAGCGACGGGCGGCttccgcatgcgcgtcgtctcgctgcctctcgacTGGCGCCTGGATGCAAACAAAGTTGTGAGTCTCGTCTCTCTATACGAGCCGCGggtcgctctcctccctgCCCCGGTGTTGGCACAGCTGCGCCAGCTGGCGTgtcgcagagctgcgcagctcgggcaagaggcctgcagcagtccgagcgcctcttcttcctccgctttcgctttgtctgctgcggcgtctgcgggctgGCCGCGTTCCCTCTCTACCCAGCTGGAGAGTCTCGAGGTGAACTGCGGCAAGGAGATTCGCCTCGAGCCtctgctctcctccgcggacgcggcgctcgtcgcgcgggctttctcgcttctgctgctttcACAGGAGCCAACCGAGAaggggggaggcgacgggAAGAGCGCAGGCCCCGTAGGACAGCAGCAAGGGTGTCGCTCACTGAGCCCCGAAGGCGCAGGGTCGGAGGGGGACGGGGGCCGAGGCTTCGCGGGCGGGGCCATGGTGTCTGTGCCTGTGGGcaggctgcgaggcgtcgAGGGTTGCAAAGAGGACGCCGGGCACggagcgaaggagacgcacgcaggagaagacgaagTGCATGaagacgggcgcgcggccaAAACGActcaggcgcgcggggggcaGGAGCCTGCGCCCTGCCTGTCTGTCGGCTGGATTGAGTCTGGGAGTCTGCTCAGAGGAaacggcgaggccgaaggcgcgggcgagcgaggcctccTCAGCCTCATTCTTCCCGCCTTTTCTGCAGGCGGGAgtgaagagcgagaaggcgccgaggccgcgcgcaccTCGCAGCACGCCAAGGGGGACTCGAGGCcctcctgcctcctctttGGAGTTTACTACCCCGTCCAGCTGCTTTTTGTGTTGCGTGACAGGGGCtacgcagacgcctcgctcGAGTTCCTTCCGCGCGAGTTATCGTCGCCCTTTGCGCGACACGAATCCACGGGGAAGCCCGAGACACTGGAGCCACCCGCGGAGACGGGAtgtgcgccgcctgcatgcgggGGGCCCcctccaggcgctgcaggcgggagACAGTCGCTGGAAAACGAAggcgctcg